A genomic region of Streptomyces rimosus contains the following coding sequences:
- the rlmB gene encoding 23S rRNA (guanosine(2251)-2'-O)-methyltransferase RlmB: MAGNSQRRNRRTSNKKGMQVGSGGQRRRGLEGKGPTPPASARKGHVKNRIANAKAKQAAHRRPAPRRGGAKGTSELVVGRNPVFEALRDGVPATTLYVQQFIENDERVREALQLAADRGINLMEAPRPELDRMTNGLNHQGLVLQVPPYEYAHPEDLAAAAFDDGEDPLIVALDGVTDPRNLGAVVRSVAAFGGHGVVVPERRAAGMTAGAWKTSAGTAARTPVARATNLTRTLEGYQKAGMTVVGLAADGEMELQDLEVLDGPVVIVVGSEGKGLSRLVGETCDVRVRIPMPGGAESLNAGVAAGVVLWEAARRRA, encoded by the coding sequence ATGGCCGGCAACAGCCAGCGCAGGAACCGCCGCACGTCCAACAAGAAGGGCATGCAGGTCGGCAGCGGCGGCCAGCGGCGCCGGGGCCTGGAAGGCAAGGGCCCGACCCCGCCCGCGTCCGCGCGCAAGGGACATGTGAAGAACCGCATCGCCAACGCCAAGGCCAAGCAGGCCGCCCACCGGCGCCCGGCCCCGCGCCGCGGCGGCGCCAAGGGCACCTCGGAGCTGGTCGTCGGCCGTAACCCGGTCTTCGAGGCGCTGCGCGACGGCGTGCCCGCGACGACGTTGTACGTGCAGCAGTTCATCGAGAACGACGAGCGGGTGCGCGAGGCGCTGCAGCTCGCCGCCGACCGCGGCATCAACCTGATGGAGGCGCCGCGCCCCGAGCTCGACCGGATGACCAACGGGCTCAACCACCAGGGCCTCGTCCTCCAGGTGCCGCCCTACGAGTACGCGCACCCCGAGGACCTGGCGGCCGCCGCCTTCGACGACGGCGAGGACCCGCTGATCGTCGCGCTGGACGGCGTCACCGACCCGCGCAACCTGGGCGCCGTGGTGCGCTCCGTCGCCGCGTTCGGCGGACACGGCGTGGTCGTGCCGGAGCGGCGCGCCGCCGGTATGACGGCGGGCGCGTGGAAGACCTCGGCGGGCACGGCGGCCCGTACGCCGGTCGCGCGCGCCACGAACCTGACGCGCACCCTGGAGGGCTACCAGAAGGCGGGCATGACCGTCGTGGGCCTCGCGGCGGACGGCGAGATGGAGCTCCAGGACCTGGAGGTGCTGGACGGCCCCGTCGTCATCGTCGTCGGCAGCGAGGGCAAGGGCCTGTCGCGGCTGGTCGGCGAGACCTGCGACGTCCGCGTACGCATCCCGATGCCGGGCGGCGCGGAGTCGCTGAACGCGGGTGTCGCGGCGGGCGTGGTCC
- the cysS gene encoding cysteine--tRNA ligase: MTIRLYDTSARQTRDFTPLTPGCVSIYLCGATVQAAPHIGHIRSGLNFDIMRRWFLHRGYDVTFIRNVTDIDDKIITKAADQGRPWWAIGYENEVAFNTAYDTLGCLRPTYEPRATGHIPEMIEMMRGLIDRGHAYAADGNVYFDVRSFPGYLELSNQELDNLLQPSGEGETGKRDPRDFAMWKAAKPGEPSWETPWGRGRPGWHLECSAMAHKYLGAAFDIHGGGVDLVFPHHENEIAQAKAYGDDFAGYWCHNAWVTMSGEKMSKSLGNSVLVSEMVKRWRPIVLRYYLGTPHYRSMIEYSEEALREAESAFARIEGFVQRVVEKAGPVEPAAEVPPAFAEAMDDDLGVPQALAIVHTTVRQGNSALTADDKESAVARLAEVRAMLGVLGLDPLDEHWSGGGTDRGEDLHGVVDSLVRLVLEQRQAARARKDYATADAIRDQLQQSGLAIEDTPSGPRWSLS, encoded by the coding sequence GTGACTATTCGCCTGTACGACACCAGCGCCCGGCAGACTCGTGATTTCACCCCGCTCACGCCGGGCTGTGTCTCGATCTACCTGTGTGGCGCGACCGTGCAGGCCGCACCGCACATCGGGCACATCCGGTCGGGGCTGAATTTCGACATCATGCGCCGCTGGTTCCTCCACCGCGGCTACGACGTGACGTTCATCCGGAATGTCACGGACATCGACGACAAGATCATCACGAAGGCCGCCGACCAGGGCCGTCCGTGGTGGGCGATCGGCTACGAGAACGAGGTCGCCTTCAACACGGCCTACGACACGCTCGGCTGCCTGCGCCCCACGTACGAGCCGCGCGCGACCGGTCACATCCCCGAGATGATCGAAATGATGCGGGGCCTGATTGACCGCGGTCACGCTTACGCGGCGGACGGCAACGTCTACTTCGACGTACGGTCCTTCCCGGGCTACCTGGAGCTGTCCAACCAGGAGCTGGACAACCTGCTCCAGCCCTCCGGCGAGGGCGAGACCGGCAAGCGCGACCCGCGCGATTTCGCCATGTGGAAGGCGGCGAAGCCGGGCGAGCCGAGCTGGGAGACCCCCTGGGGCCGCGGCCGGCCCGGCTGGCACCTGGAGTGCTCGGCCATGGCGCACAAGTACCTGGGCGCCGCCTTCGACATCCACGGCGGCGGCGTCGACCTGGTCTTCCCGCACCACGAGAACGAGATCGCGCAGGCCAAGGCGTACGGCGACGACTTCGCCGGCTACTGGTGCCACAACGCCTGGGTGACCATGAGCGGCGAGAAGATGTCCAAGTCGCTGGGCAACTCGGTGCTGGTCTCGGAGATGGTCAAGCGCTGGCGCCCGATCGTGCTGCGCTACTACCTGGGCACCCCGCACTACCGCTCGATGATCGAGTACAGCGAGGAGGCGCTGCGCGAGGCCGAGTCCGCGTTCGCGCGGATCGAGGGCTTCGTCCAGCGGGTGGTGGAGAAGGCCGGCCCGGTCGAGCCCGCCGCCGAGGTGCCGCCGGCCTTCGCCGAGGCGATGGACGACGACCTCGGCGTCCCGCAGGCGCTCGCCATCGTGCACACCACCGTCCGGCAGGGAAACTCCGCGCTGACCGCCGACGACAAGGAATCGGCCGTCGCGCGCCTGGCGGAGGTCCGCGCCATGCTCGGCGTGCTGGGCCTGGACCCGCTGGACGAGCACTGGTCGGGCGGTGGCACGGACCGCGGCGAGGACCTGCACGGCGTCGTCGACTCGCTCGTCCGGCTGGTCCTGGAGCAGCGCCAGGCGGCCCGCGCCCGTAAGGACTACGCGACCGCCGACGCCATCCGCGACCAGCTCCAGCAGTCCGGTCTGGCCATCGAGGACACCCCTTCGGGGCCCCGCTGGTCGCTGTCCTGA
- a CDS encoding PPOX class F420-dependent oxidoreductase translates to MAVALSDDLKALLDGPVFVTLATIQPDGSPQVTPVWAKRDGDDVLISTTVGRRKEQNLRRDPRATVLVLPFDSPYTYAEIRGTATLTVDEERQLVDELSHKYTGKPYDEFNPGRPDDSPRVIIRITPRKVIGRI, encoded by the coding sequence ATGGCAGTCGCCCTGTCCGACGACCTCAAGGCCCTCCTCGACGGCCCGGTCTTCGTCACCCTCGCGACCATCCAGCCCGACGGCAGCCCCCAGGTGACCCCGGTCTGGGCCAAGCGGGACGGCGACGACGTGCTGATCTCCACCACCGTCGGCCGCCGCAAGGAGCAGAACCTGCGCCGCGACCCGCGCGCGACGGTGCTGGTGCTCCCGTTCGACTCGCCGTACACATACGCCGAGATCCGCGGCACGGCCACCCTGACCGTCGACGAGGAGCGGCAGCTGGTCGACGAGCTGTCGCACAAGTACACCGGCAAGCCGTACGACGAGTTCAACCCCGGCAGGCCGGACGACTCCCCGCGCGTCATCATCCGGATCACCCCGCGCAAGGTGATCGGCCGAATCTGA